One Actinomadura viridis genomic region harbors:
- a CDS encoding DUF397 domain-containing protein, with translation MTIWRKSSRSGSATTQSDCLEVAQLDGAVGLRDSKAPDAGHLTLSPAGFSELVRRVKRDDLDV, from the coding sequence ATGACCATCTGGAGGAAGTCCAGCCGTAGCGGCAGCGCCACGACTCAGTCTGACTGCCTTGAGGTCGCTCAGCTCGACGGAGCCGTTGGCCTCCGAGACAGCAAGGCTCCGGACGCTGGTCACCTCACCCTGTCGCCTGCCGGCTTCAGCGAGTTGGTTAGGCGTGTGAAGCGAGATGACCTGGACGTCTGA